Proteins found in one Crassostrea angulata isolate pt1a10 chromosome 3, ASM2561291v2, whole genome shotgun sequence genomic segment:
- the LOC128175306 gene encoding uncharacterized protein LOC128175306: MEVRDEENTIVCGVGHYAKSSCGLYKPYPKETVRLTLRDCDRDVSRYLQGLKLSGGRQTICHPAADSEGSLISYRIGLFSFDPSITVCPYHRYTLGIQWKPSRKCCFPSHKGMQKPQRAVSKEMSQNILHTMGVLVVIGEGICLTCMDTYKKQCEGKYPPPTISSPAHVCGTANEIIQEEEYPSSLEKNGDQLQLDSVSDGAQSSQNLSQASNWSTDEITGTLTHANDVVSLISNGEFSPLRGQLHTSLSKVKPSTLRYYKRKAEESTDALLNLFAPGQSKELKLLISPEPERPNPDAELKDKILKLYGETSDNNLKVQLLSVVAKTMTKDELLQSIPGLTVYKIDQARLLGDAHSRETVREKMKTTRQRMDAEKMQHALGFFFDPSFMQIVSYGTREMKLDSGEKITIPDVVRTLCHSHLVDMYVAYCKETDFQPLGRTSLFHILRACAASKRKNLRGLDNITAEGVDGYTELHQLIDQLKDLGLMSLDVHSEISTKLTASRVYMKTDYKLHVEQSSLCADHCIDWSLSDPSDKDFQNTCQHKHTLKCDRCELIKEVELQLNSVIDVLHVTQEAVNEYKKTLGDAVLKIYNWKAHIVRTVNQDQFRLDALENMKSYQALIIMDWAMKFLPIHYREKQSDWFGQRGKNWHVIVCIFKDAEDLCHRTYCHVMDSAKQDWFTVSSLLENSLDTIKKQMPFIKEVMLRSDNAGCYHCGPLWFSLPQISQRTGISITEYCYSEPQAGKSYCDSKIAHMRMKMKSYAASGHNILTAADMKHALDAGSGVKGCQVANVAIDTTKQLFTMHKMKNVNNYSSITYQKDGMIMRKAFSIGRGLFVSNFEISKFTNSKHQEHTSGCLMLEDFVTPAMQKGEIRTKPSQNADVSEMSDNENDAERGTSEEPDMELFHCPEVGCSKKYSTYRGLENHLLCGKHQVKLDKKSTYDQIKLQWAQLCSEVVITCKNVLSSEENVEKKVKAEPMGWGLKKPRKSSRFPEKVRAFLTKKYEGGEKGRKANPSEVAEEMRVITSEDGSKVFSVDERLSTAQITSFFSRMASKGFGKASLKEDFDDSDLLAALAAIEEDALIENINCMPCK, translated from the exons ATGGAAGTTCGTGATGAAGAAAACACGATCGTTTGCGGTGTGGGACACTACGCCAAAAGTTCCTGCGGCCTGTATAAACCGTATCCAAAAGAAACGGTTAGGTTGACCCTCCGCGACTGTGATAGGGACGTATCAAGATATCTGCAGGGGTTAAAACTAAGTGGTGGTCGACAAACGATCTGTCACCCAGCAGCCGACAGTGAAGGAAGCCTTATATCCTATAGAATTGGACTGTTCAG cTTTGATCCTTCAATCACTGTTTGTCCATACCATCGCTACACCCTTGGGATACAGTGGAAACCCTCAAGGAAATGTTGTTTTCCATCACATAAAGGGATGCAAAAACCACAAAGAGCAGTATCCAAGGAAATGAGCCAGAATATACTCCACACCATGGGAGTTCTTGTGGTGATTGGAGAAG GTATTTGCTTAACCTGTATGGACACATATAAGAAGCAATGTGAAGGAAAATATCCACCTCCCACTATATCATCTCCAGCTCATGTTTGTGGAACAGCGAAT gaGATTATACAAGAAGAGGAGTATCCATCTTCACTTGAAAAGAATGGCGATCAGCTTCAGCTTGATTCT GTATCAGATGGGGCACAAAGTTCTCAGAACCTATCCCAGGCTTCAAACTGGAGTACTGATGAAATAACAGGAACTTTAACGCATGCGAATGATGTTGTCAGCCTTATATCTAACGGTGAATTCAGCCCTTTAAGAGGACAGCTACATACAAGTTTATCCAAAGTGAAGCCAAGCACTTTGAGATACTATAAAAGGAAAGCTGAAGAATCTACTGATGCTCTTTTAAATCTGTTTGCTCCTGGACAGTCCAAAGAATTAAAGCTGCTTATTTCACCAGAACCCGAGAGACCAAACCCTGATGCAGAATTAAAGGACAAAATTCTAAAACTATATGGAGAAACATCTGACAACAACCTTAAGGTACAACTTTTATCAGTTGTGGCAAAAACAATGACGAAAGATGAGTTGTTACAATCCATTCCAGGGTTGACAGTGTACAAAATAGATCAGGCAAGATTGCTTGGAGATGCACACAGTAGAGAAACAGTCAGGGAGAAAATGAAAACGACAAGACAAAGAATGGATGCAGAAAAGATGCAACATGCACTTGGCTTTTTCTTTGATCCTAGTTTTATGCAGATAGTTTCATATGGAACGAGAGAAATGAAACTTGACTCTGGAGAGAAGATTACTATTCCAGATGTTGTGAGAACATTGTGTCATTCTCATTTAGTTGATATGTATGTAGCCTATTGTAAGGAGACAGATTTCCAACCACTTGGAAGAACTTCTCTTTTTCATATCCTGCGTGCATGTGCAGCATCCAAACGAAAGAATTTGAGAGGCTTGGACAATATCACAGCTGAAGGAGTGGACGGCTACACGGAGCTACACCAATTGATTGATCAGTTGAAAGATCTTGGCTTGATGTCATTAGATGTCCATTCAGAAATATCCACCAAACTCACTGCCAGCAGAGTATACATGAAAACAGATTACAAGTTACATGTGGAGCAGTCAAGTCTATGTGCTGACCACTGTATTGACTGGAGTTTGAGTGATCCATCTGATAAAGACTTCCAGAATACTTGTCAACACAAGCATACGCTAAAATGTGACAGATGTGAACTTATCAAAGAAGTGGAATTGCAGCTTAATTCTGTAATAGATGTTCTTCATGTGACCCAGGAAGCTgtaaatgaatacaaaaaaacaTTGGGGGATGCAGTGTTGAAAATCTATAACTGGAAGGCACACATAGTTAGAACTGTCAATCAAGATCAGTTTAGACTGGATGCTCTTGAAAACATGAAGAGTTACCAAGCTCTCATTATCATGGATTGGGCTATGAAGTTTTTACCTATTCACTACAGGGAAAAACAGTCAGACTGGTTCGGACAGAGAGGCAAAAATTGGCATGTCATTGTTTGCATATTTAAAGATGCAGAAGATCTATGT caCAGAACATACTGTCATGTAATGGATTCAGCAAAGCAAGACTGGTTTACTGTATCTTCTCTACTGGAGAATTCACTGGATACAATAAAGAAGCAGATGCCTTTTATCAAAGAAGTTATGCTCCGATCAGATAATGCAGGCTGTTATCATTGTGGTCCGTTATGGTTTTCCTTGCCACAAATAAGCCAAAGGACAG GTATTTCCATAACAGAATACTGCTACTCGGAGCCACAGGCAGGGAAATCGTACTGTGATTCGAAAATTGCACATATGAGAATGAAAATGAAGAGTTATGCTGCTAGTGGACACAATATTTTGACTGCGGCAGACATGAAACATGCACTTGATGCTGGCtcag GTGTCAAAGGATGTCAAGTTGCAAATGTGGCAATAGATacaacaaaacagttgttcACTATGCACAagatgaaaaatgtaaataactaCAGCAGTATTACTTATCAAAAGGATGGTATGATTATGCGGAAAGCCTTTAGTATTGGGAGAGGCTTATTTGtctcaaattttgaaatcagcAAGTTTACTAATTCTAAACATCAGGAACACACTTCTGGTTGCTTGATGTTGGAAGACTTTGTAACTCCAGCTATGCAGAAAGGAGAAATCAGAACTAAACCAAGTCAAAATGCCGATGTTTCAGAAATGTCTGATAATGAAAATGATGCTGAAAGAGGAACTTCTGAAGAACCTGACATGGAGTTATTTCATTGTCCAGAAGTTGGCTGTTCTAAGAAGTATTCAACATACAGAGGGCTAGAAAATCATTTGCTCTGTGGTAAACATCAAGTGAAACTAGACAAAAAGTCTACCTATGACCAGATAAAGCTTCAGTGGGCACAGCTATGTAGTGAAGTTGTCATCACATGCAAAAATGTGTTGTCTTCAgaagaaaatgttgaaaaaaaagtgaaagCTGAACCTATGGGTTGGGGTTTGAAGAAGCCAAGGAAGAGTTCACGTTTTCCAGAGAAAGTGCGAGCTTTTTTAACCAAAAAGTATGAAGGTGGCGAAAAGGGGAGAAAAGCAAACCCTTCAGAAGTAGCAGAAGAAATGAGGGTTATTACTAGCGAGGATGGAAGCAAAGTTTTCAGTGTTGATGAAAGGTTAAGCACAGCCCAGATAACTTCTTTCTTCTCCAGAATGGCCAGTAAAGGATTTGGCAAAGCGTCCTTGAAAGAGGATTTTGATGACAGTGACTTACTTGCAGCTTTGGCAGCCATTGAGGAAGATGCattgattgaaaatattaattgcaTGCCTTGTAAATGA